A region of Gracilinanus agilis isolate LMUSP501 chromosome 3, AgileGrace, whole genome shotgun sequence DNA encodes the following proteins:
- the RTN2 gene encoding reticulon-2 has product MGQVLPVFAHCKEAPSTASSTPDSTDGGNEDSDFRELHTAREFSEEEEEETTSQDWGTPRELTFSYIAFEAGGSRRDSVPRRPRPSGRSESREQGPSGLGDSLESIPSLSQSPEPERRVAQEGPPQAELRLRLDQLAWESGQAASGESASSPSEEDEDENEEEEGGPEPRLAGEDLEVPHPAVEPSLPEVCWPHLRPGPGTPDLQDHTPSPPLSLGSRDSNSWREEEEPEEEGEVWGAVEREPITGPHLDSSDQSGITLEIHILVAELLYWRDTRTSGVVFTGIMISLLCLLHFSIVSVASHVALAVLAVTISLRVYHKALQAVHRGDGANPFQAYLDVDLSLSREQTARYTEQITAQVVSGVTLMRHLFLVEDLVDSLKLALLFYILTFVGAVFNGLTLLILGVISAFTFPLLYRQHQVRRGPTTPTPCPRASRQMEQAHPLPEQHSSPPSRGAVDLFKDPRDWGLRKFQSQSRMSPSSGRPGTRLPTAPRAEKTMDGRVYTGTELDISWERWAGLAPIFGGGAGGGGSLLGGFPGAGQREEEENLRVRGRGNGGGVGREERFSSAFSAPALRAAAAGYR; this is encoded by the exons ATGGGCCAGGTGCTGCCTGTCTTCGCCCACTGCA aAGAAGCACCATCCACTGCCTCCTCCACTCCTGACTCCACAGACG GTGGCAACGAAGATTCAGATTTCCGGGAGTTGCACACTGCCCGGGAGTtctcagaggaggaggaggaggagacgaCGTCGCAGGACTGGGGGACCCCCAGAGAGCTGACCTTCTCCTATATCGCCTTTGAGGCCGGAGGAAGCCGTCGTGACTCAGTTCCTCGACGACCTCGCCCCTCTGGCCGCTCTGAGTCTCGTGAACAGGGCCCATCGGGCCTAGGAGACAGCTTGGAGAGCATCCCCAGCCTGAGCCAGTCGCCAGAACCCGAACGGCGGGTTGCCCAGGAAGGCCCTCCTCAGGCGGAACTTCGGCTTCGCCTGGACCAGCTGGCCTGGGAGTCGGGGCAGGCAGCCTCGGGGGAATCAGCCAGCAGCCCCTCAGAGGAGGACGAAGACGAGAACGAGGAGGAAGAGGGCGGCCCTGAGCCCAGACTGGCTGGGGAAG ACTTGGAAGTGCCGCACCCCGCAGTTGAACCCTCCCTGCCTGAGGTCTGTTGGCCACATCTCCGCCCTGGTCCTGGAACTCCAGACCTCCAGGACCATACCCCTTCCCCGCCTCTTTCGCTGGGGTCCCGGGACTCAAACTCTTGGCGGGAGGAGGAAGAGccagaagaggagggggaggtgTGGGGAGCAGTTGAGAGGGAGCCAATCACCGGGCCGCATCTGGACAGCTCGGACCAATCAGGGATCACTCTAGAAATTCACATCCTAG TGGCAGAACTACTGTATTGGCGAGACACAAGGACGTCAGGTGTGGTCTTCACAGGCATCATGATCTCCTTGCTCTGCCTCCTACACTTCAGCATTGTCTCCGTGGCCTCCCATGTAGCCCTGGCTGTCCTGGCAGTCACCATCTCTCTCAGGGTTTACCACAAGGCACTGCAGGCTGTGCACCGGGGTGATGGGGCCAACCCCTTCCA GGCTTACCTGGACGTGGACCTGAGCCTGAGCCGGGAGCAGACGGCGCGCTACACCGAGCAGATCACAGCTCAGGTGGTTTCCGGGGTGACGCTAATGAGACACCTGTTCCTGGTGGAGGACCTGGTGGATTCCCTCAAG CTGGCTCTGCTCTTCTACATCCTGACCTTTGTGGGAGCTGTTTTCAACGGCTTGACTCTTCTCATCTTGG GTGTGATAAGTGCATTTACCTTCCCTTTGCTGTACCGGCAACACCAGGTGAGGAGGGgtcccaccacccccaccccttgcCCCAGAGCTTCTAGGCAGATGGAGCAGGCCCACCCCCTCCCCGAACAACACTCATCCCCGCCAAGCAGAGGCGCCGTA GATCTGTTCAAAGATCCCAGGGACTGGGGCCTCCGCAAGTTCCAAAGCCAAAGCCGAATGAGCCCCTCTTCCGGCCGGCCCGGGACCCGCCTGCCCACAGCACCCCG GGCGGAGAAGACGATGGACGGCCGTGTCTACACGGGCACGGAGCTGGATATTTCATGGGAACGCTGGGCAGGGCTGGCACCGATTTTCGGGGGTGGTGCTGGTGGTGGCGGG AGTCTCCTCGGGGGCTTTCCCGGCGCTGgccagagggaggaggaagaaaatctcAGGGTTCGCGGCCGcgggaatgggggtggggtggggagggaggagcgGTTCTCCTCTGCTTTCTCCGCCCCTGCTCTCCGCGCCGCAGCCGCAGGCTACCGTTAG